The genome window GCGCCATCCCTCGCCGGTCCAGCAGAACCATCGATCGCGCTCCTGGTCGAAGACGTAGAGCGGCTTGTGCAGGATCTTCGCGTACTCGCCAGCCACGCCCGTGCCACCGGTCACGGTGTCGTCCGGGTTGATCTTGCCCACGACGAAGATCTCCTGGGCGTTGTGCACCTGGTGCCAGATCGTCTGCAGCACCTTGCGGAAAAGCGGCGTGTCGGGAAACTTCCGGTGCATGAGCTTGCTCACGTAGCCGAGGCCCACGTCGCCGCGCCGCAGCTCGGCGCCCGTCAGGATGCGGCGACCACGCTCGCGTACGGGGTTGTGCCCCTCGAAGGTGAAGTTGACCTCGTCGACGCCGTGGCGCTGCGCGGCGGCGCCGCAGGCCGCCTCCGTGCCGGTCGCGCCGCCGCTGAAGAGAATGCAGTCCTCGCGCTTCACGCCCCCTCCTCCCGAGGGACGTTCTCTCCGATTGCGCGCACGCGGTCAAACGGGTGCGCTACCCGCTGACGACGCCGCCGTAGTCGTCACTCGGCGATCGTGGGGATGCCGAGGGCGCTGGCGATCTCGCGCCGGTGTGCCTGGACCCATGCGGAGCGGACTGCTTCTGGCGGCGCGACAACGGCGGACGGGGAGCGCACGGCACGCCCGCCTACCTGACCGGCGTGCACTTCCAGTAGTAGTTGGGCGTCCCGCCCGCGTCGTGCATCTTCCGGAAGACGAGCTCCACCGCGAGGTCGAGCCGCACCTCCTTCGGGCTCGCGTCGGTCATCTGGAGGTAGAGGCGCGCGCTCTCGACGTCGACCACGGTCGCGACGAGGGGCGGGTTCGGGCTCCCGGCGAAGTTGTCGAAGGTGAAGGACTTGACCGAGCCGAGCTTGTCGGAGAGGCGCACGCGCTCGAAGTCGTCCCGCGCGAAGCAGCGGAAGCAGACGCGCTGGCGCGGGTACTGCACGCAGCCGCAGCGCCGGCAGCGGAGCCCGGCGAGCGTCACGTCGTCGTCGCGGTCGCGGAAGTGCTTGGTGGCGGAGATGCCGGCGCCGGCGCGGCGGTCGTGCTCGGTGGCGAGCAGCTGGCGGAAGCGGAGGTAGAGGTCGTAGCTCGGCAGCTCGGCGCGGCGCGCGAGGTGCCACGAGACGCCGCGGCGCCCCTCGAGCCGCTCCACCACCGGCGTCGTCTCGAGCACGAACGCCTCGGCGCCGTCGCCGTAGCCGACCAGCAGGATGCGCTGGCCGGCCCGCGCACCCTCCAGCGCAGCGGCGAGGAGAAGCGGCGCGAACGCCGTCCCCGCGTTGCCGACCTTCCCGAAGAGCGCGTCCTGCGCCTGCGGCGGCTCGAAGCCGAGCTCGCGCACCAGCGCCGCGTGGCTGCGCGCGTCGGGGCCGTAGAGGACGAGCTTCGCGAAGTCCTTCGGGCCGAGCCCGGTTTTCGCGAGAAGCCCCCGCACCACCTCGCGCACGTTGGTGCGATAGCCGTGGTCGACCACGAAGCGGTCCTCCCACGCGTGCACGAACGGATCGCCCTCGCTGCGCCACACGTCGATGATCTCGTCCGCGACCGTGTGGCTCGCCGCGAGCGCGACCGCGACGTCATCCTCGCCCACCAGGAAGGCCGCGGCGCCGTCGCCCAGGCTCGGCTCGAGCGCCGAGCGCGGTGCCGCCAGGCGCGTCTCGCCGGCGACCACCAGCACGCGCTTCGCGGAGCCGGCCTTGACGGCGTCGGCTGCAGTGCGGAGCGCGGTCGTGCCGGCCCGCAGCGAGTCGCCCAGGTCCGCCGTCATCACGTCGCGGCGGAGATCGAGCGCGCGCGCCACGAGAGCCGCCGCCTGCTTCTCCTTGAGCGGGTAGGAGGTGGAGGCGAAGAGGACGCCGTCGACGCTCGCACGGTCGACGCCCCGCAGGCAGTCGATCGCCGCCGCCACCGCCATGGTCACCGCGTCCTCGTCCCAGTTGGCGACCGCCTTCTCGGGGCCGCCAGGCTTCGCGGCGCCGCCGCCGATCGCCGCCAGGGGGAGGCGGAGCATGGGGACGTAGGCGCCGTACGAGGTGATGCCGACCATCGCGCGAACCTAGGATCCGGGCGGCGAAACTGCAACCGCCCCGGCGGTGGCAGTCCCCGAGACTTGAGCCAACGCTGCAAGGACGCCTGCGACTCCTTGGATGGCCGGCCAGCGGCAAGGTCATCAACACATTGATTCGCCCCGCACGCACGACTAGCCTCGCGCCCATGGCGAGGCCGGCCCCTGGCGAGTTCCACACCCGCGCCTACCCGACCTCGCGCCGGCGGTCGACGACCTCTTCCTCCAGAGATCGAGGGCCGACTGAATGCTGACGCCCGAGACCGCCCCGCCCGCCGAGGACCCGTGGCTCGGCTGCAACCCGTTCGACCCGGCCTTCCGCGACGACCCCTACCCCTCGCTCGCCCGCCTGCGCGAGATCGACCCGGTCAACGAGATGCCGGTCGGCATCTGGCGCCTCACGCGCTACGCCGACGTGAACCGGCTGCTGCACGAGGTGCCGGCGGGCGTGCGCACGACCGACGGCGTCCTGCCCGGCGTGGACGAGTCGCTCACCGGCCAGCGCCTGTTCATGCTGCAGCAGGATCCCCCTGCCCACACGCGGCTCCGCCGCCTGGTGAGCAGCGCCTTCACGCCGCGCGCCATCGCGGCGCTGCGCCCGCAGATCCAGCGCATCGTCGACGGCTGCCTGGACCGGGTCGCCGGGCGCGGCACGATGGACGTGATCGCCGACCTGGCGCTCCCCGTGCCCGCGACCGTCATCTGCGAGATGCTGGGCGTCCCGGTCGCGGACCGCGACCGCTTCACGGTGTGGACGTCGAAGGCGACGCTCGGCCTCGCCTCCCAGTTCCTTCCGCCCGAGACGCTCGCCGAGGTGCAGGCCGCCGGCACGTCGCTGGCGGAGTACTTCGACGGGCTGATCGCCGCCCGCCGGGGGCACCTCTCCGAGGATCTGCTCTCGGCGCTCATCCGCGCCGAGGAGGCCGGCGATCGCCTGACGCCGCCCGAGCTGCTCTCGCAGGCGATCGGGCTCCTGATTGCCGGCTTCGAAACCACGATCGGGCTCATCGGCAACGGCATCCGTGCGCTCATCCGCCATCCCGCGGAGCTCGCCAGGTTGCGCGCGCGGACGGAGCTCGCGGCGAGCGCCGTCGACGAGTGCCTGCGCTACGACGGGCCGATCATCCTGACCCCGCGCGTCCTCCACGCCGACGTCGAGTTCGGCGGCAGGATACTTCCCAGGGACGCTAAGGTGTGGGGCATGCTCGCCGCGGCAGACCGCGATCCCGAGGTCTTCCCCGATCCCGACCGCTTCGACATCGAGCGGCGGCCGAACGACCACCTGGCCTTCGGTGGCGGGCCGCACTTCTGCCTGGGCGCGCACCTCGCCAAGCTCGAGGGCGAGATCGCGATCGCGAGCCTGGTGACGCGCTTCGCCGACCTGCGCCTCGTCTCCGAGACGGTCGAGTGGGGCCCGTCGCTCTTCCGCGTGCCGGGGAAGCTGCCGGTCACGTTCCGCGCACACTGAGCGCCGCATGCCGGATCGGGCGCAGCGACGAGCACAGCGCGGCGCCGGGCCCGTGCGGTATGTGCGGCGATCCGCGCGGCCCCGGCCGGCTGAGTAGCGCTCTCAGCCGAGCTGCTGCGCGAGGCGCGTGAACGCCGGCCGCGTGGTGCAGCGCCCGAACCAGGCCTGCGCGTTGGGTGCGCCCCCGAGATCGAGCCCCGCCAGCGGCGCCCACGAGAGCACGGAGGCCACGTTCAGGTCGGCGACCGTGAAGGCGTCTCCCAGCAGGTATTGCTTGCCGGCGAGCGCGCCGTTCAGGACGCCGAGCGGCGTCTTGAACCGCTCCGCGGCATCGTCGGCCTTCTTCGGGTCGCGCTGATCGGCGGGGTAGAACATGCGATGGAGCAGAGCGGTCAGCACCGGCTCCTCCAGCTCGGTCATCGTCCACA of Deltaproteobacteria bacterium contains these proteins:
- a CDS encoding glutathione S-transferase family protein; the protein is MIKLYGIPRSRTMRPLWMLEELGLPYENVKVSFVNDTRKPEFLKINPNGHIPVLQDGDLTLWESMAINLYLARKYDKGLWPKRVEDEGRAFQWSLWTMTELEEPVLTALLHRMFYPADQRDPKKADDAAERFKTPLGVLNGALAGKQYLLGDAFTVADLNVASVLSWAPLAGLDLGGAPNAQAWFGRCTTRPAFTRLAQQLG
- a CDS encoding 3-hydroxy-3-methylglutaryl CoA synthase; amino-acid sequence: MVGITSYGAYVPMLRLPLAAIGGGAAKPGGPEKAVANWDEDAVTMAVAAAIDCLRGVDRASVDGVLFASTSYPLKEKQAAALVARALDLRRDVMTADLGDSLRAGTTALRTAADAVKAGSAKRVLVVAGETRLAAPRSALEPSLGDGAAAFLVGEDDVAVALAASHTVADEIIDVWRSEGDPFVHAWEDRFVVDHGYRTNVREVVRGLLAKTGLGPKDFAKLVLYGPDARSHAALVRELGFEPPQAQDALFGKVGNAGTAFAPLLLAAALEGARAGQRILLVGYGDGAEAFVLETTPVVERLEGRRGVSWHLARRAELPSYDLYLRFRQLLATEHDRRAGAGISATKHFRDRDDDVTLAGLRCRRCGCVQYPRQRVCFRCFARDDFERVRLSDKLGSVKSFTFDNFAGSPNPPLVATVVDVESARLYLQMTDASPKEVRLDLAVELVFRKMHDAGGTPNYYWKCTPVR
- a CDS encoding cytochrome P450; translated protein: MLTPETAPPAEDPWLGCNPFDPAFRDDPYPSLARLREIDPVNEMPVGIWRLTRYADVNRLLHEVPAGVRTTDGVLPGVDESLTGQRLFMLQQDPPAHTRLRRLVSSAFTPRAIAALRPQIQRIVDGCLDRVAGRGTMDVIADLALPVPATVICEMLGVPVADRDRFTVWTSKATLGLASQFLPPETLAEVQAAGTSLAEYFDGLIAARRGHLSEDLLSALIRAEEAGDRLTPPELLSQAIGLLIAGFETTIGLIGNGIRALIRHPAELARLRARTELAASAVDECLRYDGPIILTPRVLHADVEFGGRILPRDAKVWGMLAAADRDPEVFPDPDRFDIERRPNDHLAFGGGPHFCLGAHLAKLEGEIAIASLVTRFADLRLVSETVEWGPSLFRVPGKLPVTFRAH